From one Pempheris klunzingeri isolate RE-2024b chromosome 9, fPemKlu1.hap1, whole genome shotgun sequence genomic stretch:
- the nkx3-2 gene encoding homeobox protein Nkx-3.2, translated as MAVRGNSLMPFSIQAILNKKDDSRHLPDLDMCFSKTACWKIFGEMNGGSRRDDGEACEPTDQKSYDSDSGLSDDNDSKTPAVCKSEKDGDAASDVPEESLQEETDHESAAAENAKSDSEPNNATDCSTLDEKSLDQPKQRKKRSRAAFSHAQVFELERRFNHQRYLSGPERADLAASLKLTETQVKIWFQNRRYKTKRRQMAADLMASTPAAKKVAVKVLVRDDQRQYSPGEILRPPLLSLQPSYYYPYAYCLPAWTLSACAGNQ; from the exons ATGGCCGTTCGTGGCAACTCCTTGATGCCTTTCTCAATCCAAGCCATCCTGAACAAAAAGGACGACAGCCGACACTTGCCAGATTTGGACATGTGCTTCTCCAAGACGGCGTGCTGGAAAATATTTGGGGAGATGAACGGCGGGTCTCGGAGAGATGATGGGGAGGCTTGTGAGCCGACGGACCAGAAAAGCTACGACTCGGACTCGGGACTCAGCGACGACAACGACAGCAAGACTCCGGCCGTGTGCAAGTCGGAGAAGGACGGAGACGCCGCGTCGGATGTGCCGGAGGAGAGTTTGCAGGAGGAGACGGACCACGAGTCTGCAGCGGCGGAAAATGCCAAGAGTGACAGTGAGCCCAATAATGCTACCG ACTGCAGCACCCTGGACGAGAAGAGCCTGGATCAGcccaaacagaggaaaaagcgCTCCAGGGCCGCCTTCTCTCACGCGCAGGTCTTCGAGCTGGAGCGCCGTTTCAACCACCAGCGGTACCTGTCCGGGCCGGAGCGGGCGGACCTAGCGGCCTCCCTGAAGCTCACAGAGACTCAGGTCAAGATTTGGTTCCAGAACCGCCGGTACAAGACGAAACGCCGCCAGATGGCCGCGGACCTGATGGCGTCCACCCCGGCGGCTAAGAAGGTGGCGGTGAAAGTTTTGGTGAGGGACGACCAGAGACAGTACAGCCCGGGAGAGATCCTGCGGCCCCCGCTGCTCTCCCTGCAGCCGTCCTACTATTACCCCTACGCCTACTGCCTCCCTGCATGGACACTCTCTGCATGTGCGGGGAACCAGTGA